The Salinicoccus roseus genome window below encodes:
- the dctP gene encoding TRAP transporter substrate-binding protein: MKRTIITSVLLAIVVILAGCSSGSAPDAGAGEPIKIIAAHNQTSTENPYHDGLLKFKEVAEEESDGRITVEVHAGTIGTAESELVEKLVIGAADVVLVSPGFMTQTGIPEFDFFALPYLFDSYEHWERVVDGPVGADIAEMVNEKSNNDFKMLGYWSAGARHYYGKKPLEEMSDLNGMTIRTQASGVVADFWQQAGAIPTSVAWGELYQALQQNVVDASENAYPYFVQQNHHTTRNGQYITETAHDYTTRFLLANGERFDKYPEDIQQILLEASEASVEAERESLMAQEEEYKEIALEAGAEVNQIDTEPFKEIAAPIQDGLAEELDMEETLEEVRSLE; encoded by the coding sequence ATGAAAAGAACAATCATCACATCAGTACTGCTTGCCATAGTGGTCATCCTTGCCGGGTGCAGCAGCGGAAGCGCACCGGATGCAGGGGCAGGGGAACCGATCAAGATCATTGCTGCACACAACCAGACGTCAACGGAGAATCCATATCACGACGGGCTGCTGAAATTCAAGGAAGTCGCAGAGGAGGAGTCGGACGGCAGAATCACTGTGGAAGTCCATGCAGGCACCATCGGAACGGCAGAATCGGAATTGGTGGAGAAGCTGGTGATCGGCGCAGCCGATGTGGTACTGGTTTCACCGGGGTTCATGACCCAGACGGGCATCCCTGAGTTCGACTTCTTCGCACTGCCCTACCTCTTCGACAGCTATGAGCATTGGGAGCGGGTGGTGGATGGACCGGTCGGTGCGGATATTGCAGAGATGGTCAACGAAAAATCCAACAATGATTTCAAGATGCTCGGCTACTGGTCCGCAGGTGCAAGGCACTATTACGGCAAGAAGCCGCTTGAGGAGATGTCCGATCTGAACGGCATGACCATACGGACGCAGGCTTCCGGCGTAGTGGCCGATTTCTGGCAGCAGGCCGGTGCAATCCCGACTTCCGTTGCGTGGGGTGAGCTGTATCAGGCGCTTCAGCAGAACGTTGTGGACGCCTCCGAGAACGCCTATCCATATTTCGTCCAGCAGAACCACCACACGACGCGGAACGGACAATACATCACCGAAACGGCCCATGACTACACGACACGCTTCCTGCTGGCCAATGGTGAACGGTTCGACAAGTATCCTGAGGATATCCAGCAGATTCTGCTTGAGGCTTCAGAGGCTTCCGTCGAAGCCGAAAGGGAGTCACTGATGGCCCAGGAAGAAGAGTACAAGGAAATCGCTTTAGAGGCAGGCGCCGAAGTCAACCAGATCGACACGGAGCCGTTCAAGGAGATTGCAGCGCCAATCCAGGACGGGCTTGCAGAGGAACTGGACATGGAAGAGACGCTTGAGGAAGTCAGAAGCCTCGAATAA